The proteins below come from a single Parazoarcus communis genomic window:
- a CDS encoding BMP family ABC transporter substrate-binding protein — translation MTQRRHFMLSAAALAVAATLPLGALAEEPTKIGFVYVSPIGDAGWTFQHDEGRKEMEKALGTKVQTKYVENVAEGADAERVIREFAASGNKVVFATSFGYMNYVERVAKQFPNVAFMHATGYKMGKNFGNYNARFYEGRYVTGVIAGKMSKTNVLGYVAAFPIPEVLQGINAFTLGAKSVNPKAEVRVIWTNAWYDPGKEREAAMTLISQGADMLTHHTDSTAVVQSAEEKGVYAFGYHSDMSKYGPKAQLTATTHHWGEFYTRTAKAVAEGTWKPESIWGGYKEGMVSLAPLNPAIPADVKTMVTGIEGKLKAGTLHPFTGPIVDQSGKERLAKGAVMDDVALGKMDFFVEGVASRLPNAK, via the coding sequence ATGACCCAACGCCGCCACTTCATGCTTTCGGCCGCTGCACTCGCCGTTGCCGCCACCCTGCCTCTCGGCGCACTTGCAGAGGAGCCCACCAAGATCGGCTTCGTCTACGTCAGTCCGATCGGCGATGCGGGCTGGACCTTCCAGCACGACGAAGGCCGCAAGGAAATGGAAAAGGCCCTGGGCACCAAGGTGCAAACCAAGTACGTCGAGAACGTCGCTGAAGGCGCCGACGCCGAACGCGTGATCCGCGAGTTTGCCGCCAGTGGCAACAAGGTGGTGTTCGCCACCAGCTTCGGCTACATGAACTACGTCGAGCGCGTGGCCAAGCAGTTTCCCAATGTGGCGTTCATGCACGCCACCGGCTACAAGATGGGCAAGAACTTCGGCAACTACAACGCCCGCTTCTACGAAGGCCGCTACGTGACCGGCGTCATCGCCGGCAAGATGAGCAAGACCAATGTGCTCGGCTACGTCGCCGCCTTCCCCATCCCCGAGGTCCTGCAAGGCATCAACGCCTTCACCCTTGGCGCGAAGAGCGTCAACCCCAAGGCCGAAGTGCGGGTGATCTGGACCAACGCGTGGTACGACCCGGGCAAGGAGCGCGAAGCGGCCATGACCCTGATCAGCCAGGGCGCAGACATGCTGACCCACCACACCGACTCCACCGCCGTCGTGCAGTCTGCCGAGGAAAAAGGCGTCTACGCCTTCGGCTACCACTCCGACATGTCGAAGTACGGCCCCAAAGCCCAGCTCACCGCCACCACGCACCACTGGGGTGAGTTCTACACCAGGACGGCCAAGGCCGTCGCTGAGGGTACCTGGAAGCCCGAAAGCATCTGGGGCGGCTACAAGGAAGGCATGGTCAGCCTCGCACCGCTCAACCCGGCCATTCCCGCCGACGTAAAGACCATGGTCACGGGCATCGAAGGCAAGCTCAAGGCCGGCACCCTCCACCCCTTCACCGGCCCGATCGTTGACCAGTCCGGCAAGGAACGCCTCGCCAAGGGCGCAGTCATGGACGACGTCGCGCTGGGCAAGATGGACTTCTTCGTCGAAGGCGTGGCTTCGCGCCTGCCGAACGCAAAGTAA
- the fliF gene encoding flagellar basal-body MS-ring/collar protein FliF, with product MATADTIAATPASAMNARLQQTLQNINALTQQQKLAAAVALGLAIALVVGVLMWNRGPDYGVLFSNLEERDGGQIIAALQQQNVPYRMSSDGRSILVSQDQVHDVRLRLAAEGLPKGGMVGFELMDTQKLGVSQFNEQINYQRALEGELSRTVQSIASVMSARVHLAMPKQTAFLRDDQKPTASVMVKLRAGRVLDATQIAGIVHLVSSSVPRMSESGVSIVNQNGELLTMKSDPLRQAGLDPTQLEYVREVEASFIRRIETIVEPLVGKGNFRAQVTADVDFNQVEQTAETYKPNPSPDQAIRSQQTSEQLSRDAGAQGVPGALTNQPPAPATAPITTPAVAGQTNANGTQPGTSNRSAVLNYELDRTVQHVKQSLGQIKRLSVAVVVNHRNTTLPNGDPQVVPPTDEEIARITNLVREAMGYNEGRGDTLNVASSPFAITDTAEPELPLWKDPEMLDLGKEGLKYLVVLAAILFAYFAVVRPLMRTVAPKKSEEEEEEAEGIEGEEGEEDATVSLSGAATGDSYEARLARAREMARSDPKMVANLIKEWMGVNEEGRK from the coding sequence ATGGCTACAGCAGATACGATTGCCGCGACGCCTGCCAGCGCCATGAACGCGCGCTTGCAGCAGACCTTGCAGAACATCAACGCCCTGACGCAGCAGCAGAAGCTGGCGGCAGCCGTGGCGCTCGGGCTCGCCATTGCACTCGTGGTCGGCGTGCTGATGTGGAACCGCGGCCCGGACTACGGCGTCCTGTTCTCCAATCTGGAAGAGCGCGACGGCGGCCAGATCATCGCCGCCCTGCAGCAGCAGAACGTGCCCTATCGCATGTCGAGCGACGGCCGCTCCATCCTGGTTTCCCAGGATCAGGTGCACGACGTGCGTCTCCGCCTTGCCGCCGAAGGCCTGCCCAAGGGCGGCATGGTGGGTTTCGAGCTGATGGATACGCAGAAGCTCGGCGTGTCGCAGTTCAACGAACAGATCAACTATCAGCGCGCGCTCGAAGGCGAGCTCTCGCGCACCGTGCAGTCGATTGCCTCGGTCATGAGCGCACGGGTGCATCTGGCCATGCCCAAGCAGACCGCCTTCCTGCGCGACGACCAGAAGCCCACAGCCTCGGTGATGGTCAAACTGCGCGCCGGGCGCGTGCTAGACGCCACCCAGATCGCCGGCATCGTGCACCTGGTGTCGTCCAGCGTGCCGCGCATGAGCGAATCCGGCGTGAGCATCGTCAACCAGAACGGCGAACTGCTCACCATGAAGTCCGACCCTCTGCGCCAGGCCGGGCTCGACCCGACGCAGCTGGAGTATGTGCGCGAAGTCGAAGCCAGCTTCATCCGCCGCATCGAAACCATTGTCGAGCCGCTCGTGGGCAAGGGCAACTTCCGCGCCCAGGTCACCGCTGACGTCGATTTCAACCAGGTCGAGCAGACCGCGGAGACCTACAAGCCCAATCCCTCGCCCGACCAGGCCATCCGCAGCCAGCAGACCAGCGAGCAGCTCTCGCGCGACGCCGGCGCACAGGGCGTGCCCGGCGCGCTCACCAACCAGCCGCCCGCCCCGGCCACCGCGCCAATCACCACGCCTGCGGTCGCTGGCCAGACCAACGCCAACGGCACGCAGCCCGGCACCAGCAACCGCAGCGCCGTGCTCAACTACGAGCTCGACCGCACGGTGCAGCACGTCAAGCAGTCGCTCGGCCAGATCAAGCGCCTGTCGGTCGCGGTGGTGGTGAACCATCGCAACACCACGCTGCCCAACGGTGACCCGCAGGTGGTGCCGCCGACCGACGAGGAGATCGCCCGCATCACCAACCTGGTCCGCGAAGCCATGGGCTACAACGAAGGACGCGGCGACACGCTCAACGTTGCGAGCAGCCCGTTCGCGATCACCGACACCGCCGAGCCCGAACTGCCGCTGTGGAAAGACCCCGAGATGCTCGATCTCGGCAAGGAAGGCCTGAAGTACCTGGTCGTGCTCGCCGCCATCCTCTTTGCCTACTTCGCCGTCGTGCGCCCGCTGATGCGCACCGTCGCGCCGAAGAAGAGCGAGGAGGAGGAGGAAGAGGCAGAAGGCATCGAGGGCGAGGAAGGCGAAGAGGACGCCACGGTCAGCCTTTCCGGCGCGGCCACCGGCGACAGCTACGAAGCCCGCCTCGCTCGTGCGCGCGAAATGGCACGCTCCGATCCGAAGATGGTGGCCAACCTCATCAAGGAATGGATGGGCGTCAATGAGGAGGGTCGCAAGTGA
- the fliE gene encoding flagellar hook-basal body complex protein FliE, whose translation MDTRGIDQMLSELRSVSQTAQNKPVQGSEPAGGANFSDVLNNALKDVSAAQQEARSMAQDFSAGDPNVNLQDVMVNLQKANLSFQQMVQVRNRLVTAYQDIMNMPV comes from the coding sequence ATGGATACCCGCGGAATTGATCAAATGTTGTCCGAGCTGCGCTCGGTGTCGCAGACCGCCCAGAACAAACCTGTTCAGGGCAGCGAGCCTGCGGGCGGCGCCAATTTTTCCGATGTGCTCAACAATGCACTCAAGGATGTGAGCGCTGCGCAGCAGGAAGCGCGTTCGATGGCGCAGGATTTCAGCGCCGGCGACCCCAATGTGAACCTGCAGGATGTGATGGTGAACCTGCAAAAGGCCAACCTCTCGTTCCAGCAGATGGTGCAGGTGCGAAATCGCTTGGTCACCGCCTACCAGGACATCATGAACATGCCTGTTTAA
- a CDS encoding sigma-54-dependent transcriptional regulator, giving the protein MIEHLNILVVEDDDALRDAVCFTLEMAGHGVTGVDGGPSALAELERQSFNLVVSDLRMQPMDGLQLLGEIRSRLPQLPVLLMTAYGDVDKAVAAMRGGACDFLMKPFEPEVLLENVRRYAAVQPEADDTVAEDPHTRNLLGLAARVAETDATVLLTGESGTGKEVFARHIHHHSPRARAAFVAINCAAIPENLLEATLFGYEKGAFTGAQSSQPGKFEQAQGGTILLDEISEMPLGLQAKMLRVLQEREVERVGGKKPIALDIRVLATSNRDMLKEIAAGRFREDLYYRLNVFPLSIPSLRERPGDIVPLARHFLQRHAQRAGRQARFSPEAESLLLSYGWPGNVRELENTAHRALILTAGDTVSAETIRLCLPHWTGEAAPPPAPATSPAVSAPPVAAAAPGFGAGYASSPATSGNQAASFAASAGPAPSEAAARPANMKDLEREHILGTLREMGGSRKKTVEKLGISERTLRYKLQQYRDEGHEV; this is encoded by the coding sequence ATGATCGAACATCTGAACATCCTCGTGGTCGAGGACGACGACGCACTGCGCGATGCGGTGTGTTTCACGCTGGAAATGGCGGGGCATGGCGTGACCGGCGTCGACGGCGGCCCGTCCGCACTTGCCGAACTCGAGCGCCAGTCCTTCAACCTGGTGGTGTCCGACCTGCGCATGCAGCCCATGGACGGCCTGCAGTTGCTGGGCGAGATCCGCAGCCGCCTGCCGCAATTGCCAGTGCTGCTGATGACGGCCTATGGCGACGTGGATAAGGCGGTGGCGGCCATGCGTGGCGGTGCCTGCGATTTTCTGATGAAGCCCTTCGAGCCCGAGGTGCTGCTCGAGAACGTGCGCCGTTATGCCGCGGTTCAGCCCGAAGCCGACGATACCGTGGCCGAGGACCCGCACACCCGAAACCTGCTGGGACTGGCCGCGCGCGTGGCCGAAACCGACGCGACGGTGCTGCTCACCGGCGAATCCGGCACCGGCAAGGAAGTCTTTGCGCGCCACATCCACCATCACTCGCCGCGTGCGCGTGCAGCCTTCGTCGCCATCAACTGCGCCGCGATCCCCGAGAACCTGCTCGAAGCCACCCTGTTCGGCTACGAGAAGGGCGCCTTTACCGGTGCGCAGAGCTCGCAGCCGGGCAAATTCGAGCAGGCACAGGGCGGGACCATCCTGCTCGACGAGATCTCGGAAATGCCGCTGGGTCTGCAGGCCAAGATGCTGCGCGTGCTGCAGGAGCGCGAAGTGGAACGGGTCGGCGGCAAGAAGCCGATCGCGCTCGATATCCGGGTGCTCGCGACCAGCAACCGCGACATGCTCAAGGAAATCGCTGCCGGACGCTTCCGCGAGGACTTGTACTACCGGCTGAACGTGTTTCCGCTCAGCATCCCGTCGCTGCGCGAGCGGCCGGGCGACATCGTGCCGCTGGCGCGTCACTTCCTGCAGCGTCATGCCCAGCGTGCGGGGCGCCAGGCACGCTTTTCGCCTGAGGCCGAGAGCTTGCTGCTGAGCTATGGCTGGCCAGGCAACGTGCGCGAGCTCGAGAACACCGCGCACCGGGCGCTGATTCTGACCGCTGGCGACACCGTGAGTGCAGAGACCATCCGCCTGTGCCTGCCGCACTGGACGGGCGAGGCGGCCCCGCCGCCTGCGCCGGCGACGTCACCGGCTGTTTCGGCCCCGCCTGTCGCCGCGGCTGCTCCGGGATTCGGTGCCGGATATGCGTCGTCACCGGCAACAAGCGGCAATCAGGCGGCAAGTTTTGCCGCTTCTGCCGGCCCGGCACCGTCCGAGGCTGCTGCACGGCCGGCAAACATGAAGGATCTGGAGCGCGAGCACATTCTCGGGACGCTGCGTGAAATGGGCGGTTCGCGCAAAAAGACGGTTGAGAAACTCGGCATCTCGGAGCGCACGCTGCGCTACAAGCTGCAGCAGTACAGGGATGAAGGCCACGAGGTGTGA
- the fliG gene encoding flagellar motor switch protein FliG, translating to MTTPEEGTEKAALLLLTLGPNEASEVLKHLGPREVQKLGMKMATMPAQERSKVAPILEELDTHFGKGSPIHGDEAQIREMLTKALGDERAAHIISRVLQGSDTAGIESLKWMDAATAADLIKNEHPQIIATILVHLEFDQAGEIVKHFTDRLRNDVMLRIATLDGVQPTALKELNEALSRMLAGASTSKKAAMGGVRHAAEILNFVGSGAETAVIDNVRDYDPDLAQKILDEMFVFENLLDIDDRGIQTVLREVQSDSLIIALKGAAPELREKIFKNMSSRAADMMREDLEAKGPVRLSEVEAEQKEILKIVRRLAEEGQVMMASKGGDDGFV from the coding sequence GTGACCACACCCGAAGAAGGAACCGAAAAAGCCGCCCTGCTGCTGCTCACCCTGGGCCCGAACGAGGCCTCCGAGGTCCTGAAGCATCTCGGCCCGCGCGAAGTGCAGAAGCTGGGCATGAAGATGGCCACCATGCCCGCGCAGGAGCGCAGCAAGGTCGCCCCCATCCTGGAGGAGCTCGACACCCACTTCGGCAAGGGCTCGCCGATCCACGGCGACGAAGCGCAGATCCGCGAGATGCTGACCAAGGCACTCGGCGACGAGCGCGCCGCCCACATCATCTCGCGCGTGCTGCAGGGCTCGGACACCGCCGGCATCGAAAGCCTGAAGTGGATGGATGCGGCCACCGCAGCCGACCTGATCAAGAACGAACACCCGCAGATCATCGCCACCATCCTGGTCCACCTCGAATTCGACCAGGCGGGCGAGATCGTCAAGCACTTTACCGACCGCCTGCGCAACGACGTGATGCTGCGCATCGCCACCCTCGACGGCGTGCAACCGACCGCACTCAAGGAGCTCAACGAGGCCCTCAGCCGCATGCTGGCCGGCGCATCCACCTCCAAGAAGGCGGCAATGGGCGGGGTTCGCCATGCGGCGGAGATCCTCAACTTCGTCGGCTCCGGCGCGGAAACCGCCGTCATCGACAACGTGCGCGACTACGACCCGGATCTGGCACAGAAGATTCTCGACGAGATGTTCGTGTTCGAGAACCTGCTCGACATCGACGACCGCGGCATCCAGACCGTGCTGCGCGAAGTGCAGTCCGACTCCCTCATCATCGCGCTCAAGGGCGCGGCGCCCGAACTGCGCGAGAAGATCTTCAAGAACATGTCGAGCCGCGCGGCCGACATGATGCGCGAAGACCTCGAAGCCAAGGGCCCGGTGCGCCTGTCCGAGGTCGAGGCCGAGCAGAAGGAAATCCTCAAGATCGTCCGTCGCCTGGCAGAGGAAGGCCAGGTCATGATGGCAAGCAAGGGCGGCGACGATGGTTTCGTTTAA
- a CDS encoding flagellar assembly protein FliH, which translates to MSISRHQAVGAYRRWEPTAFDADAKDAAKPAPPENAQPAPEPVAAPEPEPALDTSLPEGFQLPTADDIERMHEEARTSGHTEGFTEGRAAGEKDGYDAGYAEGKAQAEAEAERLAGLADELDTAMGKIDEEVADELLALAIEIARQVLQHTLATQPESVIETIRAALQQLPQSHAQIRLNPEDLALAREHLGEQLSHGGHRLVEDEDIARGGCRVEASGAQIDATMETRWRRVLESLGKDEAEWTPPEEE; encoded by the coding sequence ATGAGCATTTCGCGCCATCAGGCGGTAGGCGCCTACCGTCGCTGGGAGCCGACCGCGTTCGATGCCGACGCCAAGGATGCCGCCAAACCGGCACCGCCCGAGAACGCGCAGCCGGCGCCGGAACCCGTTGCAGCGCCCGAGCCCGAGCCCGCGCTCGACACCAGTCTGCCCGAAGGCTTCCAGCTCCCCACCGCCGACGACATCGAGCGCATGCATGAAGAGGCGCGCACCTCCGGACACACCGAAGGCTTCACCGAAGGCCGCGCCGCCGGCGAAAAGGACGGCTATGACGCGGGCTACGCCGAAGGCAAGGCCCAGGCCGAGGCCGAAGCCGAACGCCTGGCCGGTCTCGCCGACGAGCTCGACACCGCCATGGGCAAGATCGACGAGGAAGTCGCCGACGAACTGCTCGCGCTCGCCATCGAGATTGCCCGCCAGGTGCTCCAGCACACCCTCGCCACCCAGCCCGAAAGCGTCATCGAAACCATCCGCGCCGCGCTCCAGCAACTCCCCCAGTCCCACGCCCAGATCCGGCTCAACCCGGAAGACCTCGCGCTTGCCCGCGAGCACCTCGGCGAACAGCTCAGCCATGGCGGCCACCGCCTCGTCGAGGATGAAGACATTGCCCGCGGCGGCTGCCGGGTCGAGGCCTCGGGCGCACAGATCGATGCCACCATGGAAACCCGCTGGCGTCGCGTGCTCGAGAGCCTGGGCAAGGACGAGGCCGAATGGACGCCGCCGGAGGAAGAATGA
- the fliI gene encoding flagellar protein export ATPase FliI, which produces MKRHGETWRTFLQDGQQLVEGVTPFQSAGRLTRINGLVMEAAGLRLPLGSGCKVMVPGGGYVEAEVVGFNGDRLFMMPTDDVFGLAPGAQVLPMETSQPRLVAGKPLGPRRRASDRAKHLPVGDALLGRVVDGAGRPLDALGPLQTSETRSLQGRPINPLNRAPIRAPLDVGIRGINSLLTIGRGQRLGLFAGSGVGKSVLIGMMARYTEADVIVVGLIGERGREVKEFIEHSLGAVGLERSVVVAAPADTSPLMRLQGAAYATTIAEYFRDQGKQVLLVMDSLTRYAMAQREIALAIGEPPVTRGYPPSVFARLPALVERAGNGPDGGGSITAFYTVLAEGDDQQDPIADSARAILDGHIVLTRALADQGHYPAIDVEQSISRAMHSIVGDEHFEKVRRFKQLFSRYQRSRDLIAVGAYQAGGDPMLDLAVKAYPSLEAFLQQRIDEREDYIGAVNKLNQLFSGN; this is translated from the coding sequence ATGAAGCGCCACGGCGAAACCTGGCGCACGTTTCTGCAGGACGGCCAGCAGCTGGTCGAGGGCGTCACCCCCTTCCAGAGCGCCGGGCGCCTCACACGCATCAACGGTCTGGTGATGGAGGCGGCCGGGCTGCGCTTGCCGCTCGGCTCTGGCTGCAAGGTGATGGTGCCCGGCGGCGGCTATGTCGAAGCCGAAGTCGTCGGCTTCAACGGCGACCGCCTGTTCATGATGCCGACCGACGACGTGTTCGGCCTTGCCCCCGGCGCCCAGGTCCTGCCGATGGAAACCAGCCAGCCGCGACTCGTCGCCGGCAAACCGCTCGGCCCGCGCCGCCGCGCCTCCGACCGTGCCAAGCACCTGCCCGTGGGCGACGCCCTGCTCGGGCGCGTGGTCGATGGCGCAGGACGTCCCCTCGACGCGCTCGGCCCCTTGCAGACATCCGAGACACGCTCGCTGCAGGGGCGCCCGATCAACCCGCTCAACCGCGCGCCGATTCGCGCCCCGCTCGACGTCGGCATTCGCGGCATCAACAGCCTGCTCACCATCGGCCGCGGCCAGCGTCTGGGCCTGTTCGCCGGCTCCGGCGTCGGCAAATCCGTGCTGATCGGCATGATGGCGCGCTATACCGAAGCCGACGTGATCGTGGTCGGTCTCATCGGCGAGCGTGGTCGCGAGGTGAAGGAGTTCATCGAGCACAGCCTCGGGGCAGTCGGTCTCGAGCGCTCGGTGGTGGTCGCCGCCCCCGCCGACACCAGCCCCCTGATGCGGCTGCAGGGCGCGGCCTACGCCACCACCATCGCGGAGTATTTTCGTGATCAGGGCAAGCAGGTGCTGCTGGTCATGGACTCGCTCACCCGCTACGCCATGGCCCAGCGCGAGATCGCGCTGGCCATCGGCGAACCTCCGGTCACCCGCGGCTATCCGCCATCCGTCTTCGCCCGCCTGCCGGCGCTGGTCGAACGCGCCGGTAACGGCCCCGACGGCGGCGGTTCGATCACGGCCTTCTACACCGTGCTGGCCGAGGGCGACGACCAGCAGGACCCGATCGCCGACTCGGCACGCGCAATTCTGGACGGCCACATCGTGCTCACACGCGCACTGGCCGATCAGGGCCACTACCCTGCGATCGACGTCGAACAATCCATCTCGCGCGCCATGCACAGCATCGTTGGCGACGAACACTTCGAGAAAGTGCGTCGTTTCAAACAGTTGTTCTCGCGCTATCAGCGCTCGCGCGACCTGATTGCCGTCGGCGCCTACCAGGCTGGGGGCGATCCGATGCTCGACCTCGCAGTCAAGGCCTACCCCAGCCTCGAAGCCTTCCTGCAGCAGCGCATCGACGAGCGCGAGGACTATATCGGCGCTGTCAATAAGCTCAATCAGCTTTTCTCTGGAAACTGA
- a CDS encoding sensor histidine kinase: MPTTADKAQPPGEAAPPLDAAQLAEAFALFSRASEELSTAYNALQGQVVQLTERLTVLMGALPAGVVVVNRAGEVVQVNRAAEVQFGTNLVGKIWDEVAAALQTTETPGELTIERPEGARRLAMSETALESGEERILLLHDVTETHRMRLAAERNERLAAMGEMVAGLAHQLRTPLAAALLYTGNLRQPELGPAERAKVAERAIERMRYLERLIRDMLLFARGDSLGRQDFGVCDLAAELTHTLEPLARARQIEFTSACECGALTVHGDRKAVGGALTNLLENAIQATEPGGKVSCQVFLDDGAQGREVRFVVSDTGRGIAPEVQTRLFDPFFTTRAEGTGLGLAIARGVARGHGGDIALSSTPGTGTTFTLTLPLGATNGAAAGGARAS, encoded by the coding sequence ATGCCGACGACCGCCGATAAAGCCCAACCGCCAGGGGAAGCCGCCCCGCCGCTGGATGCTGCCCAGCTGGCCGAGGCCTTTGCGCTCTTCAGCCGCGCATCGGAAGAGCTGTCGACCGCCTACAACGCCCTGCAGGGGCAGGTGGTGCAGTTGACCGAGCGCCTGACGGTGCTGATGGGCGCTTTGCCCGCAGGCGTGGTGGTGGTGAATCGTGCGGGCGAAGTGGTTCAGGTCAACCGCGCGGCGGAGGTGCAGTTCGGAACCAATCTCGTCGGCAAGATCTGGGATGAGGTCGCCGCAGCCTTGCAGACCACCGAGACGCCGGGCGAGCTCACCATCGAACGCCCCGAGGGCGCGCGGCGCCTGGCCATGTCGGAAACCGCGCTCGAGTCCGGCGAGGAGCGCATCCTGCTGCTGCACGATGTCACCGAAACCCACCGCATGCGCCTGGCCGCAGAGCGCAACGAACGCCTGGCGGCAATGGGCGAGATGGTGGCCGGGCTCGCCCACCAGTTGCGCACGCCGCTCGCGGCCGCGCTGCTGTACACCGGCAACCTGCGCCAGCCCGAGCTCGGGCCGGCAGAGCGGGCCAAGGTGGCGGAGCGGGCCATCGAACGCATGCGTTACCTTGAGCGCCTGATCCGCGACATGCTGCTGTTTGCGCGCGGTGACAGCCTGGGGCGGCAGGATTTCGGCGTCTGCGATCTGGCAGCCGAGCTCACCCACACCCTGGAACCGCTTGCGCGGGCGCGACAGATCGAGTTTACGAGCGCCTGCGAATGTGGTGCGCTGACCGTGCATGGCGACCGCAAGGCCGTGGGCGGCGCACTGACGAATCTGCTGGAGAATGCAATCCAGGCGACCGAACCGGGCGGCAAGGTGAGCTGCCAGGTTTTCCTGGATGACGGGGCGCAGGGCAGGGAGGTGCGTTTCGTGGTCAGTGACACCGGCCGCGGCATTGCGCCCGAAGTGCAGACACGCCTGTTCGACCCCTTCTTTACCACCCGTGCCGAGGGCACCGGCCTTGGCCTGGCGATTGCCCGCGGCGTGGCGCGCGGCCATGGCGGCGACATCGCGCTGAGCTCCACGCCCGGCACCGGCACGACCTTTACCCTGACCTTGCCCCTGGGCGCCACGAATGGCGCCGCTGCGGGCGGAGCACGCGCATCATGA